The following are encoded in a window of Flavobacterium psychrotrophum genomic DNA:
- the zwf gene encoding glucose-6-phosphate dehydrogenase encodes MTNIKKIKPTIILIFGATGDLAKRKLFPAFYNLYLDGRMPEKFKIVALGRADNSDELFRDYVKTNLAEFSRNKITSDEAYQQFAANITYFQYNIDSEDSYSDLKLELDKTDVIFGERANRLFYLSIAPSFIATISNNINKFSLAANPDQDRIIVEKPFGYNKASAVALNELLAQTFQEKQIYRIDHYLGKETVQNILAFRFSNIMFEPLWNSKFIDSVQITVAEEVGVEDRGGFYEGTGALKDMIQNHLLQILTMVAMEAPSSLQADEIRNRKADVLKSIRRITPQEVDHYTVRGQYDAGSINGKSVQGYHTEKGVATDSVTETFVAIKFYLDNARWQDVPFYVRTGKRMQEKQSSIVIQFKEVPHSTFSSGNDALLPNRLIINIQPAMDIRLQFMTKKTGLSLSLKPAEMVFDYFSCSTKSPEAYETLLQDALLGDPTLFMRSDQVEEAWDVVTTIQEAWEADKVSNLHKYHAGSWGPEAADALLARQGHAWISNTYKEVKEKVADGNYI; translated from the coding sequence ATGACTAACATCAAAAAAATAAAGCCAACCATTATCCTTATTTTTGGGGCAACGGGCGATTTGGCAAAAAGAAAGCTTTTTCCTGCATTTTATAATCTTTACCTTGATGGGCGCATGCCCGAAAAGTTTAAGATCGTAGCATTAGGCAGGGCAGATAATAGTGACGAATTATTTCGGGACTACGTAAAAACCAACCTGGCAGAATTTTCGAGAAACAAAATAACGTCTGATGAAGCTTACCAGCAGTTTGCGGCTAACATAACTTATTTTCAGTACAATATAGATAGTGAAGATTCGTATAGTGATCTAAAACTTGAATTAGATAAAACTGATGTTATTTTTGGCGAGCGTGCTAACCGCCTTTTCTACCTGTCTATAGCGCCATCATTTATTGCTACAATATCTAACAATATCAATAAATTTAGCCTTGCTGCTAATCCGGATCAGGACCGTATTATTGTAGAAAAGCCATTTGGTTACAATAAGGCTTCGGCAGTAGCGCTTAATGAACTATTAGCACAAACATTTCAGGAAAAGCAAATTTACCGTATAGACCATTATTTAGGTAAAGAAACGGTACAAAACATACTTGCTTTCCGCTTTAGCAATATTATGTTTGAGCCGCTCTGGAACAGTAAATTTATCGATTCAGTACAAATTACAGTTGCCGAGGAAGTTGGGGTAGAAGATCGCGGTGGCTTTTATGAAGGCACCGGGGCTTTAAAAGATATGATACAAAACCACCTGCTTCAAATTTTAACTATGGTAGCCATGGAGGCACCCAGTTCTTTACAGGCAGATGAAATACGAAATCGCAAGGCCGATGTATTGAAATCGATACGCCGCATAACACCACAAGAGGTAGATCATTATACTGTTAGAGGCCAGTATGATGCAGGTTCTATAAATGGAAAAAGCGTACAGGGATACCATACCGAAAAAGGCGTTGCCACAGATTCTGTTACAGAAACATTTGTAGCCATAAAATTTTATTTAGATAATGCCCGCTGGCAGGATGTGCCCTTTTATGTTCGCACCGGTAAAAGGATGCAGGAAAAACAATCGTCTATAGTAATTCAGTTTAAAGAGGTGCCACACTCAACATTCTCTTCGGGTAATGATGCGCTGCTTCCTAACCGTTTGATTATAAATATTCAGCCGGCTATGGATATAAGGTTACAATTTATGACAAAAAAAACCGGTTTATCGCTGTCTTTAAAACCGGCAGAGATGGTATTTGATTATTTTTCGTGCAGTACTAAATCGCCTGAAGCTTATGAGACACTACTACAGGATGCTTTGCTGGGAGACCCTACGCTTTTTATGCGTTCAGATCAGGTGGAAGAGGCCTGGGATGTAGTAACCACCATTCAGGAGGCCTGGGAGGCCGATAAAGTTTCAAATTTGCATAAATACCATGCCGGAAGCTGGGGGCCGGAAGCTGCCGATGCATTACTTGCACGCCAGGGACATGCCTGGATATCTAACACGTATAAAGAAGTAAAAGAAAAAGTAGCCGATGGTAACTATATTTAA
- the gndA gene encoding NADP-dependent phosphogluconate dehydrogenase has translation MSTFDFGIVGLGVMGRNLLLNMADHDFAVAGLDLDTVKASSLEQEAGSKHTIKATTDVAAFVALIQQPRAIMLLVPAGKPVDSAIQSLLPFLDKGDIIIDGGNTYFTDTDRRFTELSAQGIHFFGMGISGGEKGARFGPSLMPGGDKKAYERLRPIFEAIAAKVDGEPCVEYLGNGSAGNYVKMAHNGIEYGIMQLISEVYDLMKRGYNLDDDTIQRAFEDWNTTELQSYLIEITGHILKKTDTDGQKLINVISDWARSKGTGKWTSQNAMDLQVPLPTIDAAVTMRDMSKNKPERIEAATKLIWDTETAEVNLPEVLESLKGALYFSILITYAQGLALLTTASNEYNYDLNLETVTKIWRGGCIIRATVLEDFRKAYAKNTDLKNLLLDDAIAGQLNSNQANIRNTVQFAVKQGLPVAGLMNALAYFDAYRSQNLPTNIIQAQRDYFGAHTYERTDAAGTFHTEWNE, from the coding sequence ATGAGCACATTTGATTTTGGTATTGTTGGCCTGGGTGTAATGGGCCGTAACCTGCTTTTAAACATGGCCGACCATGATTTTGCTGTAGCGGGTTTAGATTTAGATACCGTAAAAGCCAGTTCGCTGGAGCAGGAAGCCGGTTCAAAACATACCATAAAAGCAACTACAGATGTAGCAGCATTTGTAGCGCTAATACAGCAACCAAGGGCAATTATGTTATTAGTGCCTGCCGGTAAACCGGTAGATAGCGCTATACAAAGCCTTTTACCATTTTTAGATAAAGGCGATATTATAATAGATGGTGGTAATACTTACTTTACCGATACCGACCGTCGATTTACAGAATTATCTGCCCAGGGAATCCACTTTTTTGGCATGGGTATTTCAGGAGGCGAAAAAGGTGCCCGTTTTGGGCCTAGCCTTATGCCGGGTGGCGATAAAAAGGCGTATGAAAGGTTACGTCCTATTTTTGAAGCTATTGCTGCAAAAGTAGATGGAGAGCCTTGTGTAGAATACTTAGGTAACGGGTCTGCCGGTAATTATGTAAAAATGGCACATAATGGTATCGAGTATGGTATTATGCAGCTTATTTCTGAGGTGTATGACCTTATGAAACGTGGCTACAACCTGGATGACGATACCATTCAAAGGGCTTTTGAAGACTGGAATACTACCGAACTTCAATCTTACCTGATTGAAATTACAGGTCATATCCTTAAAAAAACAGATACTGACGGACAGAAGCTTATCAATGTAATATCTGACTGGGCACGATCTAAAGGCACAGGGAAATGGACGTCTCAAAACGCCATGGATTTACAGGTGCCGCTACCTACTATAGATGCCGCGGTTACTATGAGGGATATGTCTAAAAATAAACCCGAAAGAATTGAAGCCGCTACCAAACTTATTTGGGATACCGAAACTGCAGAGGTTAACCTGCCAGAGGTTTTAGAATCGCTTAAAGGTGCACTTTACTTTTCGATACTAATTACTTACGCACAAGGATTAGCATTGCTAACTACCGCTTCTAACGAATATAATTACGATTTAAATTTAGAAACGGTTACAAAAATATGGCGTGGTGGCTGCATTATTCGTGCTACGGTTCTCGAAGATTTTAGAAAAGCATATGCTAAAAATACAGACCTTAAAAACCTGCTTTTAGATGATGCTATTGCTGGCCAATTAAACAGCAACCAGGCTAATATAAGAAACACAGTACAATTTGCCGTTAAACAGGGATTACCTGTTGCAGGCTTAATGAATGCTTTAGCTTATTTTGATGCTTACAGGTCTCAAAATTTGCCTACAAACATAATTCAGGCACAACGCGATTATTTTGGGGCGCATACTTACGAACGTACAGATGCTGCCGGAACCTTCCATACAGAGTGGAACGAATAA
- the hxlA gene encoding 3-hexulose-6-phosphate synthase, which yields MTKLQVAIDLLTTEAALELAHKVAPYVDIIELGTPLIKAEGLRVVTAMKETFPDKLVFADMKTADTGALEAEMAFKAGADLVTVMGTVDDATVKGAVEAAKKYGRKVVVDTIGVKNRVQRAQEVTAFGVAFVELHAGLDEQALPGYSVQTLISEGIDAKVPFSVAGGVNINTIKDVVAAGAEVAVAGGAIYGAEDPAAAAKALKDAIISLN from the coding sequence ATGACAAAATTACAAGTCGCAATTGATTTACTTACTACAGAAGCAGCATTAGAACTGGCACATAAAGTAGCTCCATATGTAGATATTATAGAATTAGGTACGCCACTTATTAAGGCTGAAGGGCTTAGGGTTGTTACAGCCATGAAGGAAACTTTTCCTGATAAATTGGTTTTTGCTGATATGAAAACTGCCGATACAGGTGCCTTAGAAGCAGAAATGGCATTTAAAGCAGGAGCTGATTTAGTTACCGTAATGGGAACTGTAGATGATGCCACCGTTAAAGGTGCTGTGGAAGCTGCTAAAAAATACGGCAGAAAAGTAGTGGTAGATACTATTGGCGTAAAAAACAGGGTACAAAGGGCGCAAGAGGTAACCGCTTTTGGTGTTGCTTTTGTTGAGCTACACGCCGGTCTTGACGAGCAGGCATTACCGGGCTACTCGGTACAAACGCTTATTAGCGAAGGTATTGATGCTAAAGTACCATTCTCTGTAGCAGGTGGTGTAAACATCAACACTATTAAAGATGTGGTTGCTGCCGGTGCAGAAGTTGCTGTTGCGGGTGGAGCTATCTATGGTGCCGAAGATCCTGCTGCTGCTGCAAAAGCATTGAAAGATGCAATCATCAGCCTGAATTAA
- the hxlB gene encoding 6-phospho-3-hexuloisomerase, which produces MVNNKLITENLHTILEENLKLAKQINPTEVNALVEEIKSANRIFVMAAGRSGLALKMAAMRFMHLGYTVYVVGEVITPAILQGDVLLVASGSGTTATVLSAAEKAKKQKARVVAITADAQSKLAALADQVILINAATKTDFGVSVSSQYAGSLFEQFTLFVLESIFMTLWQESGLTKEDLWPKHANLE; this is translated from the coding sequence ATGGTCAACAACAAATTAATTACCGAAAACCTGCATACTATTTTAGAAGAGAACCTAAAACTTGCAAAGCAGATAAACCCGACAGAGGTTAATGCGCTGGTTGAAGAGATAAAAAGTGCTAACCGAATTTTTGTAATGGCAGCCGGCAGAAGTGGCCTTGCCTTAAAAATGGCTGCAATGCGTTTTATGCATTTAGGTTACACAGTATATGTTGTGGGAGAAGTTATTACCCCCGCAATATTACAGGGAGATGTATTACTTGTTGCATCCGGTTCAGGAACAACTGCTACAGTACTATCAGCGGCAGAAAAAGCAAAGAAACAGAAGGCCAGGGTAGTAGCCATTACCGCAGATGCGCAAAGCAAATTAGCAGCATTAGCAGACCAGGTTATACTTATAAACGCTGCTACAAAAACAGATTTTGGGGTGTCAGTTTCAAGCCAGTATGCAGGGAGTCTGTTCGAACAATTTACACTATTTGTTCTTGAAAGCATTTTTATGACACTGTGGCAGGAATCCGGATTAACTAAAGAAGACCTGTGGCCTAAACACGCCAATCTTGAATAA
- a CDS encoding AraC family transcriptional regulator, translated as MDVKRLEIKNNIQKEEDRNLSFRVFDLSSKHLENYLQPHKKDHFCIIIVETGKIDIHIEDKIHLLKSGKISIIFPDQVHFVSNLSDDLNGKIILFEEVLFCSDILKNELSVYNVNLATHLNCTVLSNPEFEKSLPLIKDIQDIYNAPSLVKKEQARFYIKVFLLGLIEIIHGQHPVLQHDTHDANQNTYIGFKKLLNQEYKSERTVQYYASKLLITPKKLNEITKKHCGETAINAIHNRILSEIKRQLLFSDLSHKEIAFDLGFSSPSALNKFVKAKLKETPTELQNELAQIYTA; from the coding sequence ATGGATGTAAAAAGGTTAGAAATCAAGAATAATATCCAAAAAGAAGAGGATAGAAATTTGTCGTTTCGCGTTTTTGATTTAAGCAGTAAACACCTTGAAAACTATCTGCAACCTCATAAAAAAGACCATTTTTGTATTATTATAGTTGAAACCGGAAAAATAGATATCCATATTGAGGACAAGATACATTTACTAAAGTCAGGAAAAATATCCATTATCTTCCCAGACCAGGTTCATTTTGTCTCAAATCTAAGTGATGACCTTAACGGAAAAATTATATTGTTTGAAGAAGTACTTTTTTGTTCTGATATACTGAAAAACGAACTTAGTGTATACAACGTAAACCTTGCTACACACCTTAATTGTACCGTACTTTCTAATCCGGAATTTGAGAAATCGCTACCACTAATCAAAGATATACAAGACATTTATAACGCCCCAAGCCTGGTAAAAAAAGAACAGGCGCGTTTTTATATCAAGGTATTTCTCTTAGGGCTTATAGAAATAATTCATGGCCAGCATCCTGTGCTGCAACATGACACGCACGATGCTAACCAGAACACGTATATAGGTTTTAAAAAGCTGCTAAACCAGGAGTATAAGAGCGAGCGTACCGTGCAATACTATGCTTCAAAGCTTTTAATTACCCCTAAAAAACTTAATGAAATAACAAAAAAGCATTGTGGCGAAACTGCTATAAATGCCATTCATAACCGCATACTTTCTGAAATTAAGCGGCAATTGTTGTTTAGCGACCTTTCACACAAAGAAATAGCTTTCGACCTGGGCTTTAGTTCGCCATCGGCACTTAATAAGTTCGTAAAGGCTAAACTTAAAGAAACACCTACAGAACTTCAAAACGAACTGGCGCAAATTTATACCGCGTAG